In a genomic window of Nomascus leucogenys isolate Asia chromosome 4, Asia_NLE_v1, whole genome shotgun sequence:
- the LOC100598737 gene encoding rho GTPase-activating protein 7 isoform X1 produces the protein MGDPKAHVMARPLRAPLRRSFSDHIRDSTARALDVIWKNTRDRRLAEIEAKEACDWLRATGFPQYAQLYEDFLFPIDISLVKREHDFLDRDAIEALCRRLNTLNKCAVMKLEISPHRKRSDDSDEDEPCAISGKWTFQRDSKRWSRLEEFDVFSPKQDLVPGSPDDSHPKDGPSPGGTLMDLSERQEVSSVRSLSSTGSLPSHAPPSEDAATPRTNSVISVCSSSNLAGNDDSFGSLPSPKELSSFSFSMKGHEKTAKSKTRSLLKRMESLKLKGSHHSKHKAPSKLGLIISGPILQEGMDEEKLKQLNCVEISALNGNRINVPMVRKRSVSNSTQTSSSSSQSETSSAVSTPSPVTRTRSLSACNKRVGMYLEGFDPFSQSTFNNVMEQNFKNRESYPEDTVFYIPEDHKPGTFPKALTNGSFSPSGNNGSVNWRTGSFHGPGHISLRRENSSDSPKELKRRNSSSSMSSRLSIYDNVPGSILYSSSGDLADLENEDIFPELDDILYHVKGMQRIVNQWSEKFSDEGDSDSALDSVSPCPSSPKQIHLDVDNDRTTPSDLDSTGNSLNEPEEPSDIPERRDSGVGASLTRSNRHRLRWHSFQSSHRPSLNSVSLQINCQSVAQMNLLQKYSLLKLTALLEKYTPSNKHGFSWAMPKFMKRIKVPDYKDRSVFGVPLTVNVQRTGQPLPQSIQQAMRYLRNHCLDQVGLFRKSGVKSRIQALRQMNEGAMDCVNYEGQSAYDVADMLKQYFRDLPEPLMTNKLSETFLQIYQYVPKDQRLQAIKAAIMLLPDENREVLQTLLYFLSDVTAAVKENQMTPTNLAVCLAPSLFHLNTLKRENSSPRVMQRKQSLGKPDQKDLNENLAATQGLAHMIAECKKLFQVPEEMSRCRNSYTEQELKPLSLEALGHLGNDDSADYQHFLQNCVDGLFKEVKEKFKGWVSYSTSEQAELSYKKVSEGPPLRLWRSTIEVPALPEEILKRLLKEQHLWDVDLLDSKVIEILDSQTEIYQYVQNSMAPHPARDYVVLRTWRTNLPKGACALLLTSVDHDRAPVVGVRVNVLLSRYLIEPCGPGKSKLTYMCRADLRGHMPEWYTKSFGHLCAAEVVKIRDSFSNQNTETKDTKSR, from the exons ATTTCCTGTTCCCCATCGATATCTCCTTGGTCAAGAGAGAGCATGATTTTTTGGACAGAGATGCCATTGAGGCTCTATGCAG GCGTCTAAATACTTTAAACAAATGTGCGGTGATGAAGCTAGAAATTAGTCCTCATCGGAAACGA AGTGACGATTCAGACGAGGATGAGCCTTGTGCCATCAGTGGCAAATGGACTTTCCAAAGAGACAGCAAGAGGTGGTCCCGGCTTGAAGAGTTTGATGTCTTTTCTCCAAAACAAGACCTAGTCCCTGGGTCCCCGGACGACTCCCACCCAAAGGACGGCCCCAGCCCCGGAGGCACGCTGATGGACCTCAGCGAGCGCCAGGAGGTGTCTTCCGTCCGCAGCCTCAGCAGCACTggcagcctccccagccacgcgcCCCCCAGCGAGGATGCTGCCACCCCCCGGACTAACTCCGTCATCAGCGTTTGCTCTTCCAGCAACTTGGCAGGCAATGACGACTCTTTCGGCAGCCTGCCGTCTCCCAAGGAACTGTCCAGCTTCAGCTTCAGCATGAAAGGGCACGAAAAAACTGCCAAGTCCAAGACGCGCAGTCTGCTGAAACGGATGGAGAGCCTGAAGCTCAAGGGCTCCCACCACAGCAAGCACAAAGCGCCCTCAAAGCTGGGGTTGATCATCAGCGGGCCCATCCTGCAAGAGGGGATGGATGAGGAGAAGCTGAAGCAGCTCAACTGCGTGGAGATCTCCGCCCTCAACGGCAACCGCATCAACGTCCCCATGGTACGAAAGAGGAGCGTTTCCAACTCCACgcagaccagcagcagcagcagccagtcGGAGACCAGCAGCGCGGTCAGCACACCCAGCCCCGTTACCAGGACCCGGAGCCTCAGTGCCTGCAACAAGCGGGTGGGCATGTACCTAGAGGGCTTCGATCCTTTCAGTCAGTCAACATTTAACAACGTGATGGAGCAGAACTTTAAGAACCGCGAGAGCTACCCAGAGGACACGGTGTTCTACATCCCTGAAGATCACAAGCCTGGCACTTTCCCCAAAGCTCTCACCAATGGCAGTTTCTCCCCCTCGGGGAATAACGGCTCTGTGAACTGGAGGACGGGAAGCTTCCACGGCCCTGGCCACATCAGCCTCAGGAGGGAAAACAGCAGCGACAGCCCCAAGGAACTGAAGAGGCGCAATTCTTCCAGCTCCATGAGCAGCCGCCTGAGCATCTACGACAACGTGCCGGGCTCCATCCTCTACTCCAGTTCAGGGGACCTGGCGGATCTGGAGAACGAGGACATCTTCCCCGAGCTGGACGACATCCTCTACCACGTGAAGGGGATGCAGCGGATAGTCAACCAGTGGTCCGAGAAGTTTTCTGATGAGGGAGATTCGGACTCAGCCCTGGACTCGGTCTCTCCCTGCCCTTCCTCTCCAAAACAGATACACCTGGATGTGGACAACGACCGAACCACACCCAGCGACCTGGACAGCACAGGCAACTCCCTGAATGAACCGGAAGAGCCCTCCGACATCCCGGAAAGAAGGGATTCCGGGGTTGGGGCTTCCCTAACCAGGTCCAACAG GCACCGACTGAGATGGCACAGTTTCCAGAGCTCACATCGGCCAAGCCTCAACTCTGTATCACTACAGATTAACTGCCAGTCTGTGGCCCAGATGAACCTGCTGCAGAAATATTCACTCCTAAAGCTAACGGCCCTGTTGGAGAAATATACACCTTCTAACAAGCATGGTTTTAGCTG GGCCATGCCCAAGTTCATGAAGAGGATCAAGGTTCCAGACTATAAGGACCGGAGTGTGTTCGGGGTCCCACTGACGGTCAACGTGCAGCGCACAGGACAGCCGTTGCCTCAGAGCATCCAGCAGGCCATGCGATACCTCCGGAACCACTGTTTGGATCAG GTTGGGCTCTTCAGAAAATCGGGGGTCAAGTCCCGGATTCAGGCTCTGCGCCAGATGAATGAAGGTGCCATGGACTGTGTCAACTACGAAGGACAGTCTGCTTATGACGTGGCAGACATGCTGAAGCAGTATTTTCGAGATCTTCCTGAGCCACTAATGACGAACAAACTCTCGGAAACCTTTCTACAGATCTACCAGT ATGTGCCCAAGGACCAGCGCCTGCAGGCCATCAAGGCTGCCATCATGCTGCTGCCTGACGAGAACCGGGAGGTTCTGCAGACCCTGCTTTATTTCTTGAGCGATGTCACAGCAGCCGTAAAAGAAAACCAGATGACCCCAACCAACCTGGCCGTGTGCTTAGCGCCTTCTCTCTTCCATCTCAACACCCTGAAGAGAGAGAATTCCTCTCCCAG AGTaatgcaaagaaaacaaagtttggGCAAACCAGATCAGAAAGATTTGAATGAAAACCTAGCTGCCACTCAAGGGCTGGCCCATATGATCGCCGAGTGCAAGAAGCTTTTCCAG GTTCCTGAGGAAATGAGCCGATGTCGTAATTCCTATACCGAACAAGAGCTGAAGCCCCTCAGTCTGGAAGCACTCGGGCACCTGGGTAATGATGACTCAGCTGACTACCAACActtcctccagaactgtgtggATGGCCTGTTTAAAGAAGTCAAAGAGAAGTTTAAAGGCTGGGTCAGCTACTCCACTTCGGAGCAGGCTGAGCTGTCCTATAAGAAG GTGAGCGAAGGACCCCCTCTGAGGCTTTGGAGGTCAACCATTGAAGTCCCTGCTCTGCCAGAGGAAATCTTAAAGCGCCTACTTAAAGAACAGCACCTCTGGGATGTAGACCTGTTGGATTCAAAAGTGATTGAAATTCTGGACAGCCAAACTGAAATTTACCAGTATGTCCAAAACAGTATGGCACCTCATCCTGCTCGAGACTACGTTGTTTTAAG AACCTGGAGGACTAATTTACCCAAAGGAGCCTGTGCCCTTTTACTAACCTCCGTGGATCACGATCGGGCACCTGTGGTGGGTGTGAGGGTTAATGTGCTCTTGTCGAGGTATTTGATTGAACCCTGTGGGCCAGGAAAATCCAAACTCACCTACATGTGCAGAGCTGACTTAAG GGGCCACATGCCAGAGTGGTACACAAAATCTTTTGGACATTTGTGTGCAGCTGAAGTTGTAAAGATCCGGGATTCCTTCAGTAACCAGAACACCGAAACCAAAGACACCAAATCTAGGTGA
- the LOC100598737 gene encoding rho GTPase-activating protein 7 isoform X2, whose product MCREKPDTMILTQIEAKEACDWLRATGFPQYAQLYEDFLFPIDISLVKREHDFLDRDAIEALCRRLNTLNKCAVMKLEISPHRKRSDDSDEDEPCAISGKWTFQRDSKRWSRLEEFDVFSPKQDLVPGSPDDSHPKDGPSPGGTLMDLSERQEVSSVRSLSSTGSLPSHAPPSEDAATPRTNSVISVCSSSNLAGNDDSFGSLPSPKELSSFSFSMKGHEKTAKSKTRSLLKRMESLKLKGSHHSKHKAPSKLGLIISGPILQEGMDEEKLKQLNCVEISALNGNRINVPMVRKRSVSNSTQTSSSSSQSETSSAVSTPSPVTRTRSLSACNKRVGMYLEGFDPFSQSTFNNVMEQNFKNRESYPEDTVFYIPEDHKPGTFPKALTNGSFSPSGNNGSVNWRTGSFHGPGHISLRRENSSDSPKELKRRNSSSSMSSRLSIYDNVPGSILYSSSGDLADLENEDIFPELDDILYHVKGMQRIVNQWSEKFSDEGDSDSALDSVSPCPSSPKQIHLDVDNDRTTPSDLDSTGNSLNEPEEPSDIPERRDSGVGASLTRSNRHRLRWHSFQSSHRPSLNSVSLQINCQSVAQMNLLQKYSLLKLTALLEKYTPSNKHGFSWAMPKFMKRIKVPDYKDRSVFGVPLTVNVQRTGQPLPQSIQQAMRYLRNHCLDQVGLFRKSGVKSRIQALRQMNEGAMDCVNYEGQSAYDVADMLKQYFRDLPEPLMTNKLSETFLQIYQYVPKDQRLQAIKAAIMLLPDENREVLQTLLYFLSDVTAAVKENQMTPTNLAVCLAPSLFHLNTLKRENSSPRVMQRKQSLGKPDQKDLNENLAATQGLAHMIAECKKLFQVPEEMSRCRNSYTEQELKPLSLEALGHLGNDDSADYQHFLQNCVDGLFKEVKEKFKGWVSYSTSEQAELSYKKVSEGPPLRLWRSTIEVPALPEEILKRLLKEQHLWDVDLLDSKVIEILDSQTEIYQYVQNSMAPHPARDYVVLRTWRTNLPKGACALLLTSVDHDRAPVVGVRVNVLLSRYLIEPCGPGKSKLTYMCRADLRGHMPEWYTKSFGHLCAAEVVKIRDSFSNQNTETKDTKSR is encoded by the exons ATTTCCTGTTCCCCATCGATATCTCCTTGGTCAAGAGAGAGCATGATTTTTTGGACAGAGATGCCATTGAGGCTCTATGCAG GCGTCTAAATACTTTAAACAAATGTGCGGTGATGAAGCTAGAAATTAGTCCTCATCGGAAACGA AGTGACGATTCAGACGAGGATGAGCCTTGTGCCATCAGTGGCAAATGGACTTTCCAAAGAGACAGCAAGAGGTGGTCCCGGCTTGAAGAGTTTGATGTCTTTTCTCCAAAACAAGACCTAGTCCCTGGGTCCCCGGACGACTCCCACCCAAAGGACGGCCCCAGCCCCGGAGGCACGCTGATGGACCTCAGCGAGCGCCAGGAGGTGTCTTCCGTCCGCAGCCTCAGCAGCACTggcagcctccccagccacgcgcCCCCCAGCGAGGATGCTGCCACCCCCCGGACTAACTCCGTCATCAGCGTTTGCTCTTCCAGCAACTTGGCAGGCAATGACGACTCTTTCGGCAGCCTGCCGTCTCCCAAGGAACTGTCCAGCTTCAGCTTCAGCATGAAAGGGCACGAAAAAACTGCCAAGTCCAAGACGCGCAGTCTGCTGAAACGGATGGAGAGCCTGAAGCTCAAGGGCTCCCACCACAGCAAGCACAAAGCGCCCTCAAAGCTGGGGTTGATCATCAGCGGGCCCATCCTGCAAGAGGGGATGGATGAGGAGAAGCTGAAGCAGCTCAACTGCGTGGAGATCTCCGCCCTCAACGGCAACCGCATCAACGTCCCCATGGTACGAAAGAGGAGCGTTTCCAACTCCACgcagaccagcagcagcagcagccagtcGGAGACCAGCAGCGCGGTCAGCACACCCAGCCCCGTTACCAGGACCCGGAGCCTCAGTGCCTGCAACAAGCGGGTGGGCATGTACCTAGAGGGCTTCGATCCTTTCAGTCAGTCAACATTTAACAACGTGATGGAGCAGAACTTTAAGAACCGCGAGAGCTACCCAGAGGACACGGTGTTCTACATCCCTGAAGATCACAAGCCTGGCACTTTCCCCAAAGCTCTCACCAATGGCAGTTTCTCCCCCTCGGGGAATAACGGCTCTGTGAACTGGAGGACGGGAAGCTTCCACGGCCCTGGCCACATCAGCCTCAGGAGGGAAAACAGCAGCGACAGCCCCAAGGAACTGAAGAGGCGCAATTCTTCCAGCTCCATGAGCAGCCGCCTGAGCATCTACGACAACGTGCCGGGCTCCATCCTCTACTCCAGTTCAGGGGACCTGGCGGATCTGGAGAACGAGGACATCTTCCCCGAGCTGGACGACATCCTCTACCACGTGAAGGGGATGCAGCGGATAGTCAACCAGTGGTCCGAGAAGTTTTCTGATGAGGGAGATTCGGACTCAGCCCTGGACTCGGTCTCTCCCTGCCCTTCCTCTCCAAAACAGATACACCTGGATGTGGACAACGACCGAACCACACCCAGCGACCTGGACAGCACAGGCAACTCCCTGAATGAACCGGAAGAGCCCTCCGACATCCCGGAAAGAAGGGATTCCGGGGTTGGGGCTTCCCTAACCAGGTCCAACAG GCACCGACTGAGATGGCACAGTTTCCAGAGCTCACATCGGCCAAGCCTCAACTCTGTATCACTACAGATTAACTGCCAGTCTGTGGCCCAGATGAACCTGCTGCAGAAATATTCACTCCTAAAGCTAACGGCCCTGTTGGAGAAATATACACCTTCTAACAAGCATGGTTTTAGCTG GGCCATGCCCAAGTTCATGAAGAGGATCAAGGTTCCAGACTATAAGGACCGGAGTGTGTTCGGGGTCCCACTGACGGTCAACGTGCAGCGCACAGGACAGCCGTTGCCTCAGAGCATCCAGCAGGCCATGCGATACCTCCGGAACCACTGTTTGGATCAG GTTGGGCTCTTCAGAAAATCGGGGGTCAAGTCCCGGATTCAGGCTCTGCGCCAGATGAATGAAGGTGCCATGGACTGTGTCAACTACGAAGGACAGTCTGCTTATGACGTGGCAGACATGCTGAAGCAGTATTTTCGAGATCTTCCTGAGCCACTAATGACGAACAAACTCTCGGAAACCTTTCTACAGATCTACCAGT ATGTGCCCAAGGACCAGCGCCTGCAGGCCATCAAGGCTGCCATCATGCTGCTGCCTGACGAGAACCGGGAGGTTCTGCAGACCCTGCTTTATTTCTTGAGCGATGTCACAGCAGCCGTAAAAGAAAACCAGATGACCCCAACCAACCTGGCCGTGTGCTTAGCGCCTTCTCTCTTCCATCTCAACACCCTGAAGAGAGAGAATTCCTCTCCCAG AGTaatgcaaagaaaacaaagtttggGCAAACCAGATCAGAAAGATTTGAATGAAAACCTAGCTGCCACTCAAGGGCTGGCCCATATGATCGCCGAGTGCAAGAAGCTTTTCCAG GTTCCTGAGGAAATGAGCCGATGTCGTAATTCCTATACCGAACAAGAGCTGAAGCCCCTCAGTCTGGAAGCACTCGGGCACCTGGGTAATGATGACTCAGCTGACTACCAACActtcctccagaactgtgtggATGGCCTGTTTAAAGAAGTCAAAGAGAAGTTTAAAGGCTGGGTCAGCTACTCCACTTCGGAGCAGGCTGAGCTGTCCTATAAGAAG GTGAGCGAAGGACCCCCTCTGAGGCTTTGGAGGTCAACCATTGAAGTCCCTGCTCTGCCAGAGGAAATCTTAAAGCGCCTACTTAAAGAACAGCACCTCTGGGATGTAGACCTGTTGGATTCAAAAGTGATTGAAATTCTGGACAGCCAAACTGAAATTTACCAGTATGTCCAAAACAGTATGGCACCTCATCCTGCTCGAGACTACGTTGTTTTAAG AACCTGGAGGACTAATTTACCCAAAGGAGCCTGTGCCCTTTTACTAACCTCCGTGGATCACGATCGGGCACCTGTGGTGGGTGTGAGGGTTAATGTGCTCTTGTCGAGGTATTTGATTGAACCCTGTGGGCCAGGAAAATCCAAACTCACCTACATGTGCAGAGCTGACTTAAG GGGCCACATGCCAGAGTGGTACACAAAATCTTTTGGACATTTGTGTGCAGCTGAAGTTGTAAAGATCCGGGATTCCTTCAGTAACCAGAACACCGAAACCAAAGACACCAAATCTAGGTGA